One Drechmeria coniospora strain ARSEF 6962 chromosome 01, whole genome shotgun sequence genomic region harbors:
- a CDS encoding formate dehydrogenase has protein sequence MVKVLCVLYDGGEHAMKACFGDKDTKKPEPLLGTIQGELGLRAWLESQGHTLVTTSDKEGANSKFDQELVDAEVIITTPFHPGYLNAERLAKAKKLKLAITAGIGSDHVDLNAANKTNGGVTVAEVTGSNVVSVAEHVVMTILVLLRNFVPAHEQIERGDWQVASVANNEYDLAKKVVGTVGAGRIGERVLRRLAPFECAELRYFDYQPMPDDAVKATKCVRYENLEEMLKGCDIVTINCPLHEKTKGLFNKELISKMKPGSYLINTARGGIVVKEDVAEMLKSGHLAGYGGDVWFPQPAPRDHPLRTAKNIYGGGNAMVPHMSGTSIDAQERYANGTRLILESYLSGKHDYRPEDLIVHNGDYATKAYGQRK, from the exons ATG GTCAAGGTTCTGTGCGTCCTttacgatggcggcgagcacgCCATGAAAGCCTGTTTCGGCGACAAGGACACCAAGAAG CCCGAGCCCCTCCTTGGCACTATCCAGGGCGAACTTGGTCTACGGGCCTGGCTCGAGAGCCAGGGCCACACCCTTGTCACCACCTCGGACAAGGAGGGAGCAAACTCCAAGTTTGaccaggagctcgtcgacgccgaagTCATCATCACTACCCC CTTCCACCCCGGCTATCTCAACGCCGAGCGtctcgccaaggccaagaagctcAAGCTCGCCATCACCGCCGGCATCGGCTCCGACCATGTCGACCTCAACGCCGCGAACAAGAccaacggcggcgtcaccgtcgccgaggtcaCCGGGAGCaacgtcgtctccgtcgccgagcatgTCGTCATGACCATCCTTGTCCTCCTCCGCAACTTTGTTCCCGCTCACGAGCAGATCGAGCGCGGCGACTGGCAggtcgcctccgtcgccaaCAACGAGTATGATCTCGCCAAGAAGGTCGTCGGTACCGTTGGTGCCGGCCGTATTGGAGAGCGTGTCCTGAGGCGCCTCGCACCCTTCGAGTGTGCCGAGCTCCGTTACTTTGATTACCAGCCCATGCCCGACGATGCGGTTAAAGCTACGAAATGCGTCCGTTATGAGAACCTCGAGGAGATGTTGAAAGGTTGCGATATTGTCACCATCAACTGTCCGTTGCACGAGAAGACGAAAGGGTTGTTCAACAAGGAACTGATCTCCAAGATGAAACCGG GATCCTACCTCATCAACACCGCCCGCGGAGGCATTGTTGTCAAGGAAGATGTCGCCGAAATGCTCAAGTCTggccacctcgccggctacggcggcgacgtctgGTTCCCACAACCTGCTCCGAGGGATCATCCTCTGCGAACGGCCAAGAACATCtatggcggcggcaacgccATGGTTCCTCACATGTCCGGCACCTCGATCGATGCGCAAGAACGCTACGCCAACGGCACCAGGCTTATTCTCGAGAGCTATCTCTCTGGCAAGCACGACTATCGGCCCGAAGACCTGATCGTTCACAATGGCGACTACGCCACCAAGGCATATGGACAGCGAAAGTGA